A single Vicinamibacterales bacterium DNA region contains:
- a CDS encoding N-6 DNA methylase — MIPGITGHLLSHAYLEQHVLPGLDRSAAAAAFEHAAARWWRVVTRSIGPSAGARQVFDVAASPLLDSLGYSAARVRPVTDMLMGLVSAGGSQAALMIALPWSAGVDVAWRDAIRGGVGADAAWALVTNGRALRILDCRRPWARQALHFDFEPLFANPRGPLLLWVLAGADATLGDAGTAALRARANESDLHAARVCHALGDGVLRALPQLTAALAAGGRGRGRRAGSPYDQALTVVYRVLFLLFAEARGLVPVWHPVYREAYTIDALYRRTLEPRAPRGLWAALQAIARMAHAGCKAGDLDVTAFNGRLFSPRHAPLVEQRRVPEDVVKAVVLALATTDSPAGRRRIAYHDLGVEQLGAVYERVLEHEPVATRAGLVLRRTSTERKATGSFYTPRSITEFLVRRTLHPVVMNRPARDILGLRVVDPAMGSGAFLVAACHYLADQCEQALIRDGEWRADDATPAGRADLRRQVAEQCLYGVDLNPTAVQLARLSLWLTTLASGKPLTFLDHHLAVGNSLLGARLADLVKPPVRQRAAREVPLPLFDDGGCEVVAARVLPERLRLALEPSDTLQAVREKERTLERLSAADGPFANWSRAADAWCAAALWPGPPPSPALVNEWIASRLGRATTLPADQLAHGLTQAADIAASHAVFHWELAFPEVFFDARGHWRPDGGFDAVLGNPPWDMLRADSGPAAGREADRARAAPVRRFFRSSGVYAAQGHGHANRYQLFLERALQLARPGGRVGLILPSGIATDHGSARLRRQLFDRCAIDTWLGLENKAAIFPIHRSVRFTLIAATSGGRTESLRFRSGVHDPRLLDRCPSDPRQDEGDELLSVSRSRLEAWDPEHLTVPELTSPAALAILTAAAVAAPALGAAHGWNARFGRELNATDDRGHFIHRPRPDRRPVMPIIEGKHVAPFSVSPDLATLAVPVEQAGRLIDPAISFERERIAYRDVASATNRLTLIAGLLPRHTLSTHTVFVLKTAFGAGAQWCLLALLNSLVANYLVRLSVTTHVTTALMSRLPVPRPQDGSPAFRELAALARALSTSGIDGDPGSYARLNAIVAGLYGLTPDHYEHVVASFPLISQPLRTACVAAYQQASSSPARTPTP; from the coding sequence GTGATTCCCGGAATCACCGGTCACCTGCTGTCGCACGCCTACCTCGAGCAGCACGTGCTGCCCGGCCTGGATCGATCGGCTGCGGCGGCGGCGTTCGAGCACGCGGCGGCGCGATGGTGGCGCGTGGTCACTCGATCGATCGGTCCGTCCGCTGGAGCGCGGCAGGTGTTCGACGTCGCCGCGTCACCGCTGCTTGACTCGCTCGGTTACAGCGCGGCGCGGGTCCGGCCGGTGACCGACATGCTGATGGGCCTGGTGTCGGCGGGCGGTTCGCAGGCCGCGCTGATGATCGCGCTGCCGTGGTCGGCCGGCGTGGACGTGGCGTGGCGCGATGCGATCCGCGGCGGCGTCGGGGCAGACGCCGCCTGGGCGCTGGTCACCAACGGGCGGGCGCTGCGCATCCTCGATTGCCGCCGCCCGTGGGCGAGGCAGGCCCTGCACTTCGACTTCGAGCCGCTCTTTGCCAACCCGCGCGGACCGCTGCTGCTGTGGGTGCTCGCCGGCGCCGACGCGACCCTCGGCGACGCCGGGACCGCGGCACTGCGGGCCCGGGCGAACGAATCGGATCTCCATGCCGCGCGCGTGTGTCACGCGCTGGGCGACGGTGTGCTGAGGGCGTTGCCGCAACTGACCGCGGCGCTGGCCGCGGGCGGCCGCGGGCGCGGCAGGCGAGCCGGCAGCCCCTACGACCAGGCCCTCACCGTCGTCTACCGCGTGCTCTTCCTGCTGTTCGCCGAAGCGCGCGGCCTGGTGCCGGTGTGGCATCCCGTGTATCGGGAGGCCTACACGATTGACGCGCTCTATCGGCGCACCCTGGAGCCGCGCGCGCCGCGCGGACTGTGGGCGGCGCTGCAGGCGATTGCCCGGATGGCGCATGCCGGGTGCAAGGCCGGCGATCTCGACGTCACGGCGTTCAACGGCCGGCTGTTCTCTCCCCGCCACGCCCCGCTCGTGGAGCAGCGGCGAGTGCCCGAAGACGTGGTCAAGGCCGTGGTGCTGGCGCTCGCCACCACCGACTCACCCGCCGGCCGGCGGCGCATCGCGTACCACGACCTCGGGGTCGAACAGCTCGGCGCGGTGTACGAGCGGGTGCTCGAACACGAGCCGGTCGCCACCCGCGCCGGCCTCGTGCTGCGACGCACCTCGACCGAGCGGAAGGCCACCGGCAGCTTCTACACGCCGCGTTCGATCACCGAGTTCCTCGTGCGGCGAACGCTGCATCCCGTGGTGATGAACCGGCCGGCACGGGACATTCTCGGGCTCCGGGTGGTTGACCCCGCCATGGGCAGCGGTGCGTTCCTGGTGGCGGCCTGCCACTACCTGGCGGACCAGTGCGAGCAGGCTTTGATTCGCGACGGCGAGTGGCGCGCCGATGACGCGACACCCGCCGGCCGTGCGGACCTTCGCCGCCAGGTCGCGGAGCAGTGCCTCTACGGCGTCGACCTGAATCCCACCGCGGTGCAACTGGCGCGGCTGTCGCTGTGGCTCACGACGCTGGCCTCCGGCAAGCCGCTGACCTTCCTGGACCACCACCTCGCCGTGGGGAACAGCCTGCTGGGCGCGCGGCTCGCCGACCTGGTGAAGCCGCCCGTGCGCCAACGAGCCGCCCGCGAGGTTCCGCTTCCGCTCTTCGACGATGGGGGGTGCGAGGTGGTGGCGGCACGCGTCCTGCCCGAACGGTTGCGGCTGGCGCTCGAACCGTCCGACACGCTGCAGGCGGTGCGCGAGAAGGAGCGGACGCTCGAGCGCCTGTCGGCGGCCGATGGACCATTCGCGAACTGGTCGCGCGCGGCGGATGCCTGGTGCGCCGCGGCATTGTGGCCCGGCCCGCCGCCATCGCCTGCGCTTGTCAACGAGTGGATCGCGTCACGGCTCGGACGCGCCACCACGCTGCCGGCGGATCAGTTGGCGCACGGGCTGACCCAGGCCGCCGACATCGCCGCGAGCCATGCCGTGTTCCACTGGGAGCTGGCCTTTCCCGAAGTGTTCTTCGATGCCCGTGGGCACTGGCGGCCCGACGGCGGCTTCGATGCCGTGCTCGGCAATCCACCCTGGGACATGCTGCGCGCCGACAGCGGACCGGCGGCGGGCCGGGAAGCAGACCGTGCGCGCGCGGCACCGGTGCGCCGCTTCTTTCGATCGTCAGGTGTCTACGCCGCCCAGGGGCACGGCCATGCCAACCGCTACCAGCTGTTCCTCGAACGCGCGTTGCAGCTCGCGCGGCCGGGCGGACGCGTCGGGCTGATCCTGCCGTCGGGCATTGCGACCGATCACGGCAGCGCGCGATTGCGGCGGCAGCTCTTCGACCGCTGCGCGATCGACACCTGGCTGGGGCTCGAGAACAAGGCGGCGATCTTTCCCATCCATCGCAGCGTGCGCTTCACGCTGATCGCGGCCACCAGCGGCGGCCGGACCGAATCGTTGCGTTTCCGGTCGGGCGTCCACGATCCCCGCCTGCTGGATCGCTGCCCCAGCGACCCGCGTCAGGACGAAGGAGATGAATTGCTGTCGGTGTCGCGGTCGCGGCTGGAGGCGTGGGATCCGGAACACCTCACCGTTCCCGAATTGACGTCACCGGCGGCGCTCGCGATTCTGACGGCCGCCGCCGTGGCGGCGCCGGCGCTGGGCGCCGCCCACGGCTGGAACGCGCGATTCGGCCGTGAGCTGAATGCCACGGACGACCGCGGGCACTTCATCCACCGCCCTCGGCCGGATCGCCGCCCGGTGATGCCGATCATCGAAGGCAAGCACGTCGCGCCGTTCTCCGTGTCGCCGGACCTCGCGACGCTGGCGGTGCCGGTCGAGCAGGCCGGGCGCCTGATCGATCCAGCCATCAGTTTCGAACGCGAGCGGATCGCGTATCGCGATGTGGCGAGCGCGACCAACCGGTTGACGCTGATCGCGGGGCTGCTGCCGAGGCACACGCTGTCAACGCACACGGTGTTCGTGCTGAAGACCGCGTTCGGCGCCGGCGCGCAGTGGTGCCTGCTCGCGCTGCTCAACAGCCTGGTCGCCAACTACCTCGTGCGGCTGAGCGTCACCACTCACGTCACCACCGCGCTGATGTCGCGCCTGCCGGTGCCGCGCCCGCAAGACGGCTCGCCGGCGTTCCGCGAACTGGCCGCGCTCGCGCGGGCGCTGTCGACATCCGGCATCGACGGCGATCCAGGCAGCTACGCACGGTTGAACGCGATCGTCGCGGGGCTCTACGGACTCACGCCGGACCACTACGAGCACGTGGTCGCGAGCTTCCCCTTGATTTCCCAACCGCTCCGAACCGCTTGCGTTGCCGCCTACCAACAGGCTAGCTCTTCACCGGCCCGGACTCCCACGCCTTGA